In the genome of Xenopus laevis strain J_2021 chromosome 1S, Xenopus_laevis_v10.1, whole genome shotgun sequence, one region contains:
- the mamdc2.S gene encoding thyroid hormone-induced protein B-like isoform X2, translated as MLYYWVLLLLLSMTAVQLAEVAEISPGSCTFENSTCAYTSAFPFLQWTVNTEGHYISVDSSNGLRGQKAVLISPDLHFAEWSCIRLVYQIAGSETTPSPSSLNVFVRPEGESFDYLLWSAEEHSDSWLISSIDLKNTTKRFKVILEGVLGTNAMSSIAIFEVKMSTGYCIECDFEGNHLCGYMNSWNPNVNWFVGGGNVKNSRSILPRDHTLNNELGHYMYADSVYVKHFQEVAQLVSPLIITPISGCLSFYYQLQRESSNIFVVHTRDLHGSYDEIWKMGAVRQGEWNLAEVDLNAPVPLEVIFEVAFNGIQAGYVALDDISFSPVSCSGQQGMFFDAREAGCDFEEGMCQFHQDDVNGSGWSRVKVKPNAYEMGDHTTGLGYFMIANKRFTGQPGYFGHLYGPSLPGNIQYCFRFFYNLYGFYKTTDSLAVYIFEENHVMQEKIWSAHETPKGVWMKAEISIHKPMPFKVAFVSWCKSFWDCGSAALDDISVSIGNCQISDRIPPLPGKCTFEKNDCGFQQEWQRRGIWHRIQGRTPTYNTGPNGDHTSGVTTCTLRPQIWCLDREPD; from the exons GTCATTACATTTCCGTGGACTCATCCAATGGATTACGGGGGCAGAAAGCTGTGCTGATTAGTCCAGATCTTCATTTTGCAGAATGGAGCTGCATCAGACTGGTGTACCAGATTGCAGGCTCAGAAACCACTCCAAGTCCAAGCAGCTTGAATGTGTTTGTCAGGCCTGAAGGAGAGAGCTTTGATTACCTGTTATGGTCAGCAGAGGAACATTCAGACAGCTGGCTAATATCAAGCATAGATCTGAAGAACACAACAAAAAGGTTCAAG gtCATTCTGGAAGGTGTATTAGGAACAAATGCAATGAGCAGCATTGCTATCTTTGAGGTGAAAATGTCTACTGGTTATTGCATTG AATGTGACTTTGAAGGAAACCATCTTTGTGGGTATATGAACAGTTGGAACCCAAATGTAAACTGGTTTGTTGGAGGAGGCAATGTCAAGAATTCTCGTTCCATTTTGCCAAGAGACCACACACTAAACAACGAATTAG GGCACTACATGTATGCTGATTCTGTTTATGTCAAACATTTTCAAGAAGTTGCCCAGCTGGTCTCTCCACTAATTATAACCCCAATATCAGGCTGCCTTTCATTTTATTACCAACTTCAGCGTGAGAGTAGCAATATATTTGTGGTACATACCAGAGATCTTCATGGCTCATATGATGAAATCTGGAAAATGGGTGCTGTGAGACAAGGAGAATGGAATCTAGCAGAAGTTGATCTAAATGCACCTGTCCCATTAGAG gttATTTTTGAAGTTGCCTTTAATGGTATCCAAGCAGGATATGTTGCCTTGGATGATATATCATTTTCCCCAGTTTCCTGCAGTGGACAGCAAG GGATGTTCTTTGATGCAAGAGAAGCTGGATGTGATTTTGAGGAAGGCATGTGCCAGTTTCATCAGGATGATGTCAATGGTTCAGGATGGAGCAGAGTCAAAGTAAAACCCAATGCATACGAAATGGGCGATCACACAACTGGACTTG GCTATTTCATGATAGCTAATAAAAGGTTTACAGGGCAACCTGGCTACTTTGGACACCTCTATGGTCCTTCTTTACCTGGAAACATTCAGTATTGTTTTCGGTTTTTCTATAACTTATATGGCTTTTACAAAACCACTGACTCGCTGGCTGTTTACATCTTTGAAGAGAATCATGTAATGCAGGAGAAAATCTGGTCTGCCCATGAAACACCCAAAGGAGTCTGGATGAAAGCTGAAATAAGCATACATAAACCAATGCCTTTCAAG gTTGCATTTGTGAGCTGGTGCAAGAGTTTTTGGGACTGTGGCAGTGCAGCACTTGATGACATATCAGTGAGCATTGGAAACTGCCAAATATCTG acAGAATACCACCATTGCCTGGAAAGTGCACCtttgaaaaaaatgattgtgGATTTCAGCAAGAATGGCAAAGGAGGGGTATTTGGCACAGGATACAAGGGAGGACACCAACATACAACACAGGACCTAATGGAGACCACACCTCTGGG GTTACTACATGTACATTGAGGCCACAAATATGGTGTTTGGACAGAGAGCCAGACTAA